In one Bradyrhizobium sp. 4 genomic region, the following are encoded:
- the glnA gene encoding type I glutamate--ammonia ligase encodes MKTAKDVLKSIKDNDVKYVDLRFTDPRGKWQHVTFDISMIDEDIFAEGTMFDGSSIAGWKAINESDMCLMPDPVTATIDPFFAETTMVITCDVLEPTTGEPYNRDPRGIAKKAEAMVKSMGVGDTVFVGPEAEFFVFDDVRFSANPYSTGFRLDSSELPTNSDTEYEGGNLGHRVRTKGGYFPVPPQDSVQDMRSEMLGAMAKMGVKVEKHHHEVASAQHELGMKFDTLTLMADHMQIYKYCIHQVAHIYGKTATFMPKPVFGDNGSGMHVHQSIWKDGKPVFAGNKYADLSETCLHYIGGIIKHAKAINAFTNPSTNSYKRLVPGYEAPVLLAYSARNRSASCRIPYTASPKAKRVEVRFPDPLANPYLGFAAMLMAGLDGIKNKIDPGPAMDKDLYDLPKEELKQIPTVCGSLREALENLDKDRGFLKNGGVFDDDFIDAYIELKMTEVARFEMTPHPVEFEMYYSG; translated from the coding sequence ATGAAGACCGCCAAAGACGTCCTGAAATCGATCAAGGACAACGACGTCAAATACGTCGACCTGCGCTTCACCGATCCGCGCGGCAAGTGGCAGCACGTCACCTTCGACATCAGCATGATCGATGAGGACATTTTCGCCGAAGGGACGATGTTTGACGGCTCCTCGATCGCCGGCTGGAAGGCGATCAACGAGTCCGACATGTGCCTGATGCCCGATCCGGTGACCGCGACGATCGATCCGTTCTTCGCCGAGACCACCATGGTCATCACCTGCGACGTGCTCGAGCCGACCACCGGCGAGCCCTACAACCGGGATCCCCGCGGCATCGCCAAGAAGGCCGAGGCGATGGTCAAGTCGATGGGCGTTGGCGACACCGTGTTCGTCGGCCCCGAAGCCGAGTTCTTCGTGTTCGACGACGTGCGCTTCTCCGCCAACCCCTACAGCACCGGCTTCCGCCTCGACTCTTCCGAGCTGCCGACCAACTCCGACACCGAATATGAAGGCGGCAATCTCGGCCATCGTGTCCGTACCAAGGGCGGCTACTTCCCGGTGCCGCCGCAGGACTCCGTGCAGGACATGCGCTCGGAGATGCTCGGCGCCATGGCCAAGATGGGCGTGAAGGTCGAGAAGCACCATCACGAGGTCGCTTCCGCCCAGCACGAGCTCGGCATGAAGTTCGACACGCTGACCTTGATGGCCGACCACATGCAGATCTACAAATACTGCATCCACCAGGTTGCGCACATCTACGGCAAGACCGCCACCTTCATGCCGAAGCCGGTCTTCGGCGACAACGGCTCGGGCATGCACGTGCACCAGTCGATCTGGAAGGACGGCAAGCCGGTGTTCGCCGGCAACAAATACGCCGACCTGTCGGAGACCTGCCTCCATTACATCGGCGGCATCATCAAGCACGCCAAGGCGATCAACGCCTTCACCAACCCGTCGACCAACTCCTACAAGCGTCTGGTCCCGGGCTATGAGGCTCCCGTGCTGCTCGCCTATTCCGCCCGCAACCGCTCGGCGTCCTGCCGCATCCCCTACACCGCTTCGCCGAAGGCCAAGCGCGTCGAGGTGCGCTTCCCCGATCCGCTCGCCAATCCATATCTCGGCTTCGCCGCGATGCTGATGGCGGGCCTCGACGGCATCAAGAACAAGATCGATCCGGGTCCGGCGATGGACAAGGACCTCTACGATCTGCCGAAGGAAGAGCTGAAGCAGATCCCGACAGTGTGCGGCAGCTTGCGCGAGGCGCTGGAAAACCTCGACAAGGATCGCGGCTTCCTGAAGAACGGCGGCGTGTTCGACGACGACTTCATCGACGCTTATATCGAGCTGAAGATGACCGAAGTCGCCCGCTTCGAAATGACCCCGCACCCGGTCGAGTTCGAGATGTACTATTCGGGCTAA
- a CDS encoding gamma-glutamyl-gamma-aminobutyrate hydrolase family protein, translating to MRKPVVGVIGNAHRVENRFQVQMVGERNLRAVAEVSGGLPVMFAGSPDITDIGALLDTVDGIVLTGARANVHPTRFNVDPCEAHEPYDIHRDEVALALSVACVARGIPLFGICRGLQEMNVAFGGSLHPEIREIPGRMNHRMPRLENGEIHPDPTVVFADRHDVDLTPGGAFAELLGCDKIRVNSLHGQGILDPGKRVLIEGIAEDGTIEAIRIAEARAFALGVQWHAEYDPQHNPINRKLFEAFGQAMVAKQRAAA from the coding sequence ATGAGAAAGCCGGTCGTCGGCGTGATCGGGAATGCCCATCGCGTTGAAAATCGATTTCAGGTCCAGATGGTCGGCGAGCGTAATCTGCGCGCCGTGGCCGAGGTTTCAGGCGGCCTGCCGGTGATGTTCGCGGGCTCGCCTGACATCACCGATATCGGCGCGCTGCTCGATACGGTCGACGGCATCGTGCTGACTGGCGCCCGGGCCAACGTCCACCCGACCCGTTTCAACGTCGATCCGTGTGAGGCGCACGAGCCCTACGACATCCACCGTGACGAGGTGGCGCTGGCGCTCTCGGTCGCCTGCGTTGCCCGCGGTATCCCGCTGTTCGGCATCTGCCGGGGCCTCCAGGAGATGAATGTCGCCTTCGGCGGCTCGCTGCATCCCGAGATCCGCGAGATCCCGGGCCGCATGAACCATCGCATGCCGAGGCTCGAGAACGGTGAGATCCACCCCGATCCGACAGTGGTGTTCGCCGATCGCCACGACGTCGATCTGACGCCGGGCGGCGCGTTCGCAGAATTGCTCGGCTGTGACAAGATCAGGGTCAATTCGCTGCACGGCCAGGGCATCCTCGATCCCGGCAAGCGCGTGCTGATCGAGGGCATTGCCGAGGACGGCACCATCGAGGCAATCCGCATCGCGGAAGCCAGGGCTTTTGCGCTCGGGGTGCAATGGCACGCCGAATACGACCCGCAGCACAATCCGATCAACCGAAAACTGTTCGAGGCGTTCGGTCAGGCCATGGTGGCGAAGCAGCGCGCGGCGGCGTAG
- a CDS encoding P-II family nitrogen regulator: MKKIEAIIKPFKLDEVKEALQEVGLQGITVTEAKGFGRQKGHAELYRGAEYIVDFLPKVKIEIVIGDDLVERAIDAIRRAAQTGRIGDGKIFVSNIEEAIRIRTGESGLDAI; this comes from the coding sequence GTGAAGAAAATCGAAGCCATCATCAAGCCATTCAAGCTCGACGAGGTGAAGGAAGCGCTTCAGGAAGTCGGCCTTCAGGGCATCACCGTCACCGAAGCCAAGGGCTTCGGCCGGCAGAAGGGTCACGCTGAGCTGTACCGCGGCGCAGAATACATCGTCGACTTCCTGCCCAAGGTGAAGATCGAGATCGTGATCGGCGACGATCTGGTCGAGCGCGCCATCGACGCAATCCGCCGCGCCGCGCAAACCGGGCGCATCGGCGACGGCAAGATCTTCGTCTCCAACATCGAAGAGGCGATCCGCATCCGGACCGGCGAATCCGGGCTGGACGCTATCTGA
- a CDS encoding AI-2E family transporter has translation MTFPDERPPTRFDLAWGISVGGIGVVLFAVLLAFSWYFATTLLLIFAGVLLGLGLNALTNALGRHARLPHTLRLAIVCLALALMLAGIAYLGGATIADQAAGLSKTIKSQIGNVKSFLDNHGIDTSFFDFGSSGPDSSPDAQPEPTPSAGTTSRGAIPGAGALASSGGAIVSQTFKLLLGTIHGVGNIFIVLFLGVAFAAQPSVYREGLLFIAPAKHRARAAVIIDRVSETLERWLIAQMIVMLAVGAVTWIGLLIIGIPGSFILGIQAGLLGFIPTVGAIIAGVVVVLASLASGWIPALSAFLLFMGVHAMESYVLTPLLQRQALDIPPATLFAFQILLGVVFGIWGLALALPLVAIAKVVIDHFKTYEAPPLAEAA, from the coding sequence ATCACATTCCCGGATGAACGACCGCCGACCCGTTTTGATCTGGCTTGGGGCATTTCGGTCGGCGGCATCGGCGTGGTGCTGTTCGCCGTGCTGCTCGCGTTCTCCTGGTACTTCGCGACCACCCTGCTCCTGATCTTCGCCGGGGTGCTGCTGGGCCTTGGGCTCAACGCGCTGACCAACGCGCTTGGCCGGCATGCGCGTCTGCCGCATACGCTGCGGCTCGCGATCGTCTGCTTGGCCCTCGCGCTGATGCTCGCGGGCATCGCATATCTCGGCGGCGCCACCATCGCCGATCAGGCGGCGGGGCTCAGCAAAACCATCAAATCCCAGATCGGCAACGTCAAATCATTCCTGGACAATCACGGCATCGACACCAGCTTCTTCGATTTCGGGAGCTCCGGACCCGATTCGTCTCCCGACGCGCAACCGGAGCCGACGCCGTCGGCCGGCACGACGTCGCGCGGGGCAATACCCGGCGCAGGCGCCCTTGCCTCCAGCGGCGGGGCGATCGTGAGCCAGACGTTCAAGCTGCTGCTTGGCACCATCCACGGCGTGGGAAACATCTTCATCGTGCTGTTTCTGGGAGTCGCCTTCGCCGCCCAACCCAGCGTCTATCGCGAGGGATTGCTGTTCATCGCGCCTGCAAAACATCGCGCGCGCGCGGCCGTCATCATCGACCGCGTCAGCGAGACACTTGAACGATGGCTGATCGCACAGATGATCGTCATGCTCGCGGTCGGGGCGGTAACCTGGATCGGGCTTCTCATCATCGGCATCCCGGGCTCCTTCATCCTCGGGATTCAGGCGGGACTGCTCGGCTTCATTCCGACCGTCGGCGCCATCATTGCCGGCGTTGTGGTCGTGCTGGCGAGCCTCGCCTCAGGATGGATTCCGGCGCTGTCGGCCTTTCTCCTCTTCATGGGCGTCCACGCCATGGAGAGCTACGTGCTGACGCCCCTGCTGCAGCGGCAGGCACTGGACATCCCGCCGGCTACGCTGTTCGCGTTCCAAATCCTGCTCGGCGTCGTCTTCGGGATCTGGGGTCTGGCGCTGGCGCTGCCACTGGTCGCTATCGCCAAGGTCGTGATCGACCACTTCAAGACGTACGAAGCGCCGCCTCTGGCGGAGGCGGCCTGA